The Peribacillus simplex genome contains a region encoding:
- a CDS encoding endonuclease MutS2: MHNKALKTLEFHKIKEQLISHASSSIGKEKAEQLMPSTDFEEVSRWQEETDESAKIVRLKGNLPLGGIFDIRPHAKRAQIGGMLSPMELMELASTIRAGRILSRFFEELAEQEIDVPLLAEYIDSLHPLIDLQQEITFAVSEHGEVMDSASDKLRALRNQIRTNESRVREKLESMIRSSNASTMLSDAIITIRNDRFVIPVKQEYRSVYGGIIHDQSSSGQTLFIEPQAIVQLNNVLQETRVKETQEIERILVELSEKVGAYTPELLHNVKVLAQIDFLVAKAKYAKAIKGSKPILNDEGRVKLFKAKHPLIPSDVVVANDIFLGDEFTTIVITGPNTGGKTVTLKTIGLCTLMAQSGLQIPALDGSETAVFSSVYADIGDEQSIEQSLSTFSSHMVNIVDILKHVDYDSLVLFDELGAGTDPQEGAALAISILDEVYKRGARVIATTHYPELKAYGYDREGVINASVEFNVETLSPTYKLLIGVPGRSNAFEISKRLGLEESVISSARSHIGEDTNKVENMIASLEDSRKKAEEEEQEAKNHLEQAEILHKDLQRQIDEYHEERDAMVEKAAKEAAAIVENAQKEAAAIIADLRKLRLEKHADVKEHELIDAKKRLEEAAPKVKKTSNKAASPLDKSLKPGDEVKVVSFGQKGHLIEKVSNNEWQVQIGIMKMKVKESDLEFIKATKVKETKPLTTIKGRDYHVSVELDLRGERFENAISRVEKYIDDALLAGYSSVSIIHGKGTGALRAGVQEYLKNHRSVKRIRFGEAGEGGTGVTVVEFK; this comes from the coding sequence ATGCATAATAAAGCTTTAAAGACATTGGAATTTCATAAAATAAAAGAACAATTAATTTCACACGCATCCTCATCCATAGGAAAAGAGAAGGCAGAGCAATTGATGCCTTCCACGGATTTTGAAGAGGTGTCGAGATGGCAGGAAGAAACGGATGAGTCAGCCAAAATCGTCCGGTTGAAAGGTAACTTGCCATTGGGCGGGATTTTTGATATCCGTCCGCATGCAAAAAGGGCACAGATTGGCGGAATGCTCTCACCGATGGAATTGATGGAACTTGCGAGTACGATTCGTGCCGGCAGGATCCTCAGCCGTTTCTTTGAAGAACTTGCAGAGCAGGAGATTGATGTTCCGCTTTTGGCCGAATATATCGATTCCCTTCATCCATTGATAGATTTGCAGCAGGAAATTACGTTTGCTGTAAGCGAACATGGCGAAGTGATGGATTCTGCCAGCGACAAGCTTCGTGCCCTAAGAAACCAAATTCGGACGAACGAAAGCCGTGTCAGGGAAAAACTAGAAAGCATGATCCGTTCTTCCAATGCATCAACAATGTTATCCGATGCCATCATCACCATCCGGAATGACCGATTCGTCATCCCGGTAAAACAGGAATACCGGAGTGTGTATGGCGGGATCATCCATGATCAATCCTCATCAGGGCAGACGTTGTTCATTGAACCGCAAGCAATCGTTCAGCTGAATAATGTCCTGCAGGAAACCCGAGTGAAGGAAACGCAGGAAATAGAACGGATATTGGTCGAACTATCGGAAAAAGTCGGTGCGTACACTCCTGAATTGCTTCATAATGTCAAAGTGCTTGCACAAATCGATTTCCTTGTCGCCAAGGCAAAGTATGCAAAAGCGATAAAAGGATCCAAGCCGATTCTGAATGATGAGGGACGCGTGAAATTATTCAAAGCGAAACACCCGCTCATTCCGAGTGATGTTGTCGTGGCCAATGATATTTTTCTTGGTGATGAATTTACGACAATCGTCATCACCGGTCCGAATACAGGTGGTAAGACGGTTACCCTGAAAACGATTGGCCTCTGTACGTTAATGGCCCAGTCCGGTCTGCAAATCCCGGCGCTGGATGGATCCGAAACGGCTGTGTTTTCCTCCGTTTATGCCGATATTGGCGATGAACAGTCGATTGAACAAAGCTTAAGTACATTCTCTTCACATATGGTCAATATTGTCGATATCCTTAAGCATGTCGATTATGACAGCCTGGTTTTATTCGATGAGCTTGGAGCGGGAACTGACCCACAGGAAGGTGCTGCTTTGGCCATTTCCATTTTGGATGAAGTGTATAAGCGCGGAGCACGTGTGATCGCAACGACACATTATCCGGAATTAAAAGCGTATGGATATGATCGGGAAGGTGTCATTAATGCAAGCGTCGAATTTAATGTGGAAACCTTGAGTCCCACCTATAAACTTTTAATCGGTGTACCAGGTAGGAGTAATGCGTTTGAAATTTCCAAACGCCTTGGTTTGGAAGAAAGCGTGATAAGCAGCGCCCGCAGCCATATTGGTGAGGATACGAACAAAGTTGAGAATATGATAGCGTCCCTTGAAGACAGCCGCAAAAAGGCCGAAGAAGAAGAACAGGAAGCCAAGAATCACCTGGAACAGGCGGAAATTCTTCATAAAGACCTTCAAAGGCAAATTGATGAATACCATGAAGAACGGGATGCGATGGTTGAAAAGGCAGCAAAAGAGGCAGCGGCAATCGTTGAAAATGCACAAAAGGAAGCGGCAGCGATTATTGCCGACTTACGTAAACTGCGACTTGAAAAGCATGCCGATGTTAAAGAGCATGAGCTGATCGATGCCAAAAAGCGGCTTGAAGAAGCAGCGCCAAAAGTGAAAAAAACATCAAATAAAGCTGCAAGCCCGCTGGATAAAAGCTTGAAACCTGGAGATGAAGTAAAGGTCGTAAGCTTCGGTCAAAAAGGTCACTTGATCGAGAAGGTCTCAAATAATGAATGGCAGGTTCAGATCGGCATCATGAAAATGAAGGTGAAGGAGTCTGACCTGGAATTCATCAAGGCCACAAAAGTAAAAGAAACAAAGCCCCTCACCACGATCAAAGGCCGCGATTATCACGTTAGCGTCGAACTTGACCTCCGTGGGGAACGCTTTGAAAATGCAATATCAAGAGTGGAAAAGTACATTGATGATGCTCTTTTGGCCGGTTATTCGAGTGTCTCCATCATTCATGGTAAAGGAACGGGTGCTCTCCGGGCCGGGGTCCAGGAATACTTGAAAAATCACCGCTCTGTCAAAAGGATACGCTTCGGCGAAGCCGGTGAAGGCGGAACAGGTGTTACGGTGGTGGAATTTAAATAA
- the polX gene encoding DNA polymerase/3'-5' exonuclease PolX has product MTINKKDIIKLLEKIAIYMELKGENPFKVSAFRKAAGALETDERSLSAIEDFTALNGIGKGTASVIEEYINEGKSTVLEELQEQVPKGLIPLLQLQGLGGKKIAKLHKELHVNDVNDLKIACEEGRVAALAGFGKKTEEKILSAIAEAGSRPDRLPLAFMRPIAADIETALANMEYIIRSSRAGSIRRMRETIKDLDFIISTDHPEEVKDQLLALAGIKQVIAAGDTKVSVVLDYEYDISVDFRIVKDQEFITTLHHFTGSKDHNVRMRQLAKDRGEKISEYGVEVAETGEVLTFETEEQFYNHFGLPFIPPELREDGTEVEHYDANEPLISLEAIKGDLHMHTTWSDGAHTIEEMIEACRAKGYRYMAITDHSQYLKVANGLTVERLREQKRIIHELNEKYADFTVLSGIEMDILPDGTLDYEDELLAEMDLVIASIHSSFSQPRETIMERLKTALNNPHVDIIAHPTGRIIGRRDGYDVDIEMLIELARETNTALELNANPNRLDLAPPHLRKAQEAGVPIVINTDAHSIDMLEHMPVGVSSAKKGWIRESTVLNARDTDGLLAFLKRND; this is encoded by the coding sequence ATGACAATTAATAAAAAAGATATCATTAAACTATTAGAAAAGATTGCAATATATATGGAACTAAAAGGAGAGAACCCGTTCAAGGTTTCAGCTTTCCGAAAGGCAGCGGGTGCCTTGGAAACGGATGAACGGAGCCTTTCGGCCATCGAGGACTTTACCGCTTTAAATGGAATTGGGAAAGGAACGGCATCCGTCATCGAAGAGTATATAAATGAGGGGAAATCGACCGTACTTGAAGAGCTGCAGGAGCAGGTGCCAAAAGGATTGATTCCGCTTCTGCAGCTTCAAGGCCTGGGCGGGAAGAAAATTGCCAAGCTTCATAAAGAGCTGCATGTCAATGATGTGAATGATCTTAAAATCGCCTGTGAAGAAGGCAGGGTCGCGGCGCTTGCCGGTTTCGGCAAAAAGACGGAAGAGAAGATCCTGTCTGCAATTGCCGAGGCGGGTTCAAGGCCCGATCGGCTGCCCCTTGCCTTCATGAGGCCGATTGCGGCTGATATAGAAACGGCACTTGCTAACATGGAATACATCATCCGTTCTTCCAGGGCCGGCAGCATCCGGCGTATGAGGGAAACCATCAAGGACCTCGACTTCATCATCTCGACAGATCATCCCGAAGAAGTTAAGGATCAACTGCTTGCATTAGCGGGGATTAAGCAGGTTATTGCGGCCGGTGATACTAAAGTATCGGTCGTGCTTGATTACGAATATGATATTTCTGTCGATTTCCGGATCGTGAAGGATCAGGAATTCATCACGACACTCCATCATTTTACAGGTTCGAAGGATCACAATGTGCGGATGCGCCAGCTTGCTAAAGACCGCGGCGAGAAAATCAGCGAATATGGGGTGGAAGTGGCTGAAACCGGTGAGGTATTGACGTTTGAAACGGAAGAACAATTTTATAATCATTTTGGTCTTCCTTTCATTCCGCCAGAACTGCGTGAAGACGGAACGGAAGTGGAGCATTATGATGCTAATGAACCTCTCATATCTTTAGAGGCCATCAAAGGTGACCTGCATATGCATACCACATGGAGTGATGGGGCCCATACGATTGAAGAAATGATTGAAGCATGCCGTGCAAAAGGGTATCGGTATATGGCCATCACCGATCATTCGCAATATCTGAAAGTGGCGAACGGCTTGACCGTGGAACGTTTACGTGAACAAAAACGTATCATCCATGAACTAAATGAAAAATACGCTGACTTTACCGTTCTTTCAGGGATTGAAATGGATATACTTCCTGATGGGACCCTTGATTATGAAGATGAGCTGCTTGCAGAGATGGATTTGGTGATCGCATCGATTCACTCAAGCTTTTCACAGCCTAGGGAAACGATAATGGAGCGCTTAAAAACGGCCCTGAATAATCCGCATGTCGATATCATTGCCCATCCAACGGGAAGGATCATCGGCAGACGGGACGGATATGATGTTGATATAGAGATGCTGATCGAACTGGCCCGTGAAACGAATACTGCCTTGGAATTGAATGCGAACCCGAACCGATTGGATTTGGCACCTCCCCATCTGCGCAAGGCACAGGAAGCAGGCGTTCCGATCGTAATCAATACGGATGCCCACAGCATCGACATGCTTGAACATATGCCTGTTGGGGTCTCATCAGCCAAAAAAGGCTGGATCAGGGAATCAACGGTTCTTAATGCAAGGGATACGGATGGATTATTGGCGTTTTTAAAGAGAAATGATTAA
- a CDS encoding CvpA family protein, whose protein sequence is MLDLAILAILLIGLLIGLKRGFILQAVHMTGFIVAFIVAYVFYGDLAPNLKLWIPFPTMGDSSTLNMFFDTVGLDTAYYNAIAFAIIFFAAKILWQMIGSMLNFITHLPILKQLNRWGGGILGFLEVYLIMFIILYIAAMLPMDSIQKPLTGSFMAESIVKHTPFLSEQVKELWFHGVKQS, encoded by the coding sequence ATGCTTGATTTAGCAATTCTGGCCATTCTTTTAATCGGTTTATTAATCGGTTTAAAGCGTGGCTTCATTTTACAAGCGGTTCATATGACAGGGTTCATTGTAGCCTTCATCGTCGCTTATGTATTTTACGGAGATCTTGCTCCCAATTTGAAATTGTGGATTCCGTTCCCAACGATGGGTGATTCCTCGACCCTTAATATGTTTTTCGATACAGTCGGGCTTGATACCGCGTATTACAATGCAATTGCCTTTGCAATCATTTTCTTTGCTGCCAAGATCCTTTGGCAAATGATAGGATCCATGCTCAATTTCATTACCCATCTACCGATATTAAAGCAGCTGAATCGCTGGGGTGGAGGGATATTGGGTTTTCTAGAAGTCTATCTTATCATGTTTATTATATTATATATAGCTGCCATGCTGCCAATGGATTCCATCCAGAAACCATTAACTGGCTCATTTATGGCAGAATCGATCGTGAAGCATACACCGTTCCTTTCCGAGCAAGTGAAGGAACTGTGGTTTCATGGTGTAAAACAATCTTAA
- a CDS encoding DUF350 domain-containing protein, which produces MVNMWENEYVYIAARYSVVILCMIVFLAIFELVTKYKNWEEIKQGNLSVALATGGKIFGIAYVFQQSILHQNSLLTMIGWGVYGFVLLLIGYFIFEFMTPGFKIDEEIQNDNRAVGFLSMIISIALSFVIGAGIS; this is translated from the coding sequence ATGGTGAACATGTGGGAAAATGAATATGTATATATAGCTGCTCGTTACAGTGTCGTCATTCTGTGCATGATTGTTTTTTTAGCCATTTTTGAACTTGTCACAAAGTACAAGAACTGGGAGGAAATCAAACAAGGAAACCTTTCTGTCGCGTTGGCAACAGGTGGTAAAATATTTGGGATCGCCTATGTATTCCAACAGTCCATTCTCCATCAGAATTCGCTTCTTACCATGATTGGCTGGGGCGTATACGGATTTGTCCTGCTATTGATCGGTTATTTCATTTTTGAATTTATGACTCCTGGATTTAAAATAGATGAAGAGATACAAAACGATAATCGGGCAGTTGGATTCCTATCGATGATCATATCAATCGCATTATCTTTTGTCATCGGCGCAGGGATTTCCTAA